One stretch of Janibacter limosus DNA includes these proteins:
- a CDS encoding inositol monophosphatase family protein: MKLSDVDVAIAAARAGADVVARTYGDNHTLFSKSSTDFATQADIDAETAIIDVLAEHRPDDTRIGEELGRAGNDRAERRWFVDPLCGTLNFAAGTPLVVVNVALMAGDTHLAAVAADPIAQELFWTDGTGAYCRRRDQDHALTPTSRSGLIDINCDGPLEQPFVGGQLVCDPRLRETYGPRVISSTLGVAWVAAGRRAAYISDGQFRDNLHFAAGIALCQASGCVMSDLDGNPLHTDHGLIISADQETHDRVLAIVRPHLRAIRSRVQSRPNTPGRDPRAVHDGWSRLDPNAGVRPQYGL, encoded by the coding sequence ATGAAATTGAGCGACGTCGACGTTGCCATTGCCGCCGCCCGAGCAGGTGCCGACGTGGTAGCTCGCACCTACGGTGACAACCACACACTGTTCTCGAAATCATCAACCGACTTCGCGACCCAGGCCGATATCGACGCCGAGACAGCCATCATCGACGTCCTTGCCGAGCACCGCCCGGACGACACTCGAATCGGAGAGGAACTCGGCAGGGCTGGGAACGATCGCGCCGAACGTCGATGGTTCGTGGACCCCCTCTGCGGGACTTTGAACTTCGCCGCCGGCACACCGCTCGTCGTGGTGAATGTCGCCCTCATGGCTGGCGATACCCACCTCGCTGCCGTGGCCGCCGACCCGATCGCTCAAGAACTCTTTTGGACAGACGGCACAGGTGCCTACTGTCGCCGGAGGGACCAGGACCATGCGCTCACCCCAACGTCGCGCTCTGGCCTCATTGACATCAACTGCGACGGACCATTGGAACAGCCGTTCGTTGGCGGCCAACTCGTCTGTGACCCTCGCCTGCGCGAAACGTACGGCCCACGAGTCATTTCATCCACGCTCGGCGTCGCCTGGGTCGCGGCCGGTCGTCGAGCGGCATACATCTCCGACGGTCAGTTCCGAGACAACCTGCATTTCGCCGCCGGCATCGCACTCTGTCAGGCATCTGGTTGCGTGATGAGCGACCTGGACGGAAATCCACTGCATACAGATCACGGACTGATCATCTCGGCTGATCAAGAAACGCATGACCGGGTCCTCGCCATCGTCCGGCCTCATCTCCGCGCCATTCGCTCAAGGGTGCAATCACGGCCGAATACGCCGGGACGTGATCCGCGAGCTGTCCACGACGGCTGGAGCCGGCTAGACCCCAACGCTGGCGTCCGGCCGCAGTACGGCCTTTGA
- a CDS encoding pyridoxamine 5'-phosphate oxidase family protein: protein MATQYESITEPLASFISDQQVYFVATAASDGRVNVSPKGLDSLRILTPNRVVWLNGTGSGNETAAHVLDSHRMTLMFCAFDGQPLILRLYGTAQLIHQDDTQAWEELVQHFPPMLGARNIFDVQIDLVQTSCGFGVPLLDFREERTLMDQWAANKGAAGLETYQQERNRHSIDGFPTGLPTPQRTE, encoded by the coding sequence ATGGCCACCCAATACGAGAGCATCACCGAGCCTCTCGCCTCATTCATTTCCGATCAACAGGTCTACTTCGTGGCCACTGCCGCGAGCGATGGACGAGTCAACGTCTCCCCCAAGGGGCTTGACTCCCTTCGCATCCTCACGCCCAACCGAGTGGTGTGGCTCAACGGGACAGGGAGCGGGAACGAGACGGCGGCACATGTCCTCGACTCACACAGGATGACCCTGATGTTCTGCGCCTTCGACGGCCAGCCGCTCATCCTGCGCCTGTACGGCACTGCTCAACTGATCCACCAGGACGACACGCAAGCCTGGGAGGAACTCGTCCAGCACTTCCCCCCGATGCTCGGCGCGCGGAACATCTTCGACGTCCAGATCGACCTCGTCCAGACCTCGTGCGGCTTCGGGGTGCCGCTCTTGGACTTCCGCGAAGAACGGACGCTGATGGACCAATGGGCTGCCAACAAGGGAGCGGCCGGGCTGGAGACGTACCAGCAGGAGCGCAACCGTCACAGCATCGACGGCTTCCCCACTGGTCTGCCGACACCCCAGCGGACCGAGTAG
- a CDS encoding class I SAM-dependent methyltransferase, translating into MTSETSSAEQQPDHYDTFADAYARANDNGLFNRWYARPAVLELLGDVAGRRILDAGCGSGPLLADLEELGASVTGFDASPAMIRLARTRLGDEADLQVADLTQPLPYEDEAFDDALAVLVLHYLEDWSRPLAELRRVLKPGGRLVVVVNHPVIPPVMYPEVDYFATVPHEEEYDFDGVSATLTIWYRSLSAMSESFTAAGLRILAISEPPVSPDTPPELLPSSTSDPTRFLGFIFFVLEAIS; encoded by the coding sequence ATGACCTCCGAGACGTCGAGCGCCGAGCAACAACCGGACCACTACGACACCTTCGCTGACGCGTACGCGAGGGCGAATGACAACGGGCTGTTCAACAGGTGGTACGCCAGGCCTGCGGTGCTGGAGCTGCTCGGTGACGTCGCCGGGCGTCGGATCTTGGACGCTGGCTGTGGCTCCGGACCGCTCCTCGCCGACCTGGAGGAGCTGGGCGCGAGCGTGACTGGATTCGACGCGAGCCCCGCGATGATTCGGCTCGCCCGCACGAGGCTCGGAGACGAGGCCGATCTGCAGGTGGCCGACCTGACTCAGCCGCTTCCGTACGAGGACGAGGCCTTCGATGACGCGCTGGCCGTGCTCGTGCTGCACTACCTCGAGGACTGGTCGCGGCCGCTGGCGGAGCTGCGCCGAGTGCTGAAGCCCGGCGGCCGGCTGGTCGTGGTCGTCAACCACCCGGTCATCCCGCCCGTGATGTACCCAGAGGTGGACTACTTCGCGACCGTGCCGCACGAGGAGGAATACGACTTCGACGGCGTCTCCGCCACGCTGACCATCTGGTACCGATCGCTGAGCGCGATGTCAGAGTCGTTCACCGCTGCGGGCTTGAGGATCTTGGCGATCAGCGAGCCCCCGGTGTCGCCCGATACGCCGCCCGAACTCCTGCCGTCGAGCACGTCCGACCCCACTCGATTCCTCGGGTTCATCTTCTTTGTGCTGGAGGCCATCTCTTAG
- a CDS encoding FUSC family protein, whose product MRLTAAVRASKRDPLLQMVKTALATMLAWVVCDLLITDGPPPVFAAIAAMLVVQPSLNQSLAKGVERSAGVVAGVLLATGLGMAFGGASWVVLIAVSAALAMSWALRLTSGSANQIAISALLVLAIGASTPDYAFVRVVETIIGALIGIVIHLVLVPPVALEPARRALEDLGEETAQALERLADALVTRKTRPGRLLLLVDARRLHPLRDEALEALEAAEDSLHLNPRARRYRDDVGAVRDALEVITKVGTQTRGMTRAYVDHYDDGVRGEPVVVGIAEELVRAAHDMRRLLRLTTPDPVGEDLDETAPALTAPLDVSAPQGMRWILIGSLMEDLRRIRHELGAKSG is encoded by the coding sequence ATGCGACTGACCGCCGCCGTGCGCGCCTCCAAGCGAGACCCCTTGCTGCAGATGGTCAAGACGGCCCTCGCGACGATGCTCGCCTGGGTCGTCTGCGATCTGCTCATCACCGACGGTCCACCTCCGGTCTTCGCTGCCATCGCCGCGATGCTCGTCGTGCAGCCGAGCCTCAACCAGTCCCTGGCGAAGGGGGTGGAGCGCAGCGCCGGTGTGGTCGCCGGCGTCCTGCTGGCGACCGGTCTCGGGATGGCCTTCGGCGGCGCCTCGTGGGTGGTCCTCATCGCGGTCTCGGCGGCTCTGGCGATGTCGTGGGCGCTACGTCTGACGAGCGGGTCGGCCAACCAGATCGCGATCAGCGCGCTCCTCGTGCTCGCCATCGGGGCGTCGACCCCGGACTACGCCTTCGTGCGCGTCGTCGAGACGATCATCGGTGCACTGATCGGCATCGTGATCCACCTGGTGCTCGTGCCACCTGTCGCGCTGGAGCCGGCGCGTCGAGCACTGGAGGACCTGGGGGAGGAGACGGCCCAGGCCCTCGAGCGGCTGGCGGACGCGCTCGTGACGCGCAAGACACGTCCCGGGAGACTGCTGCTGCTCGTCGACGCGCGGCGCCTGCACCCGCTGCGGGACGAGGCGCTCGAGGCTCTCGAGGCCGCGGAAGACTCCTTGCACCTCAACCCGCGTGCTCGTCGATACCGCGACGACGTGGGCGCCGTGCGTGACGCGCTCGAGGTGATCACCAAGGTCGGCACCCAGACACGCGGTATGACCCGCGCCTATGTCGACCACTACGACGACGGCGTGCGGGGCGAGCCGGTGGTGGTGGGCATCGCGGAGGAACTGGTCAGGGCAGCGCACGACATGCGGCGGCTGCTGCGGTTGACGACGCCCGACCCGGTGGGGGAGGACCTCGACGAGACGGCGCCCGCGCTCACCGCGCCGCTCGACGTCAGCGCGCCGCAGGGGATGCGCTGGATCCTCATCGGCTCGCTCATGGAGGACCTGCGACGGATCCGGCACGAGCTCGGGGCGAAGAGTGGCTGA
- a CDS encoding ChaB family protein translates to MPMTKGDKVITDELPETLQRSGKAAQETFAKAHDSAVEEYGEGRRAHQTAFAALKHTHEKVGDHWEPKDHTGPSDDRAAGGRDTDEETAEGVDAKASKKHLYEIAQRLDVPGRSTMDKDELVDAIKKANRRETARSRT, encoded by the coding sequence ATGCCCATGACCAAGGGCGACAAGGTCATCACCGACGAGCTGCCCGAGACATTGCAACGCTCCGGCAAGGCGGCCCAGGAGACCTTCGCGAAGGCCCACGACTCCGCGGTCGAGGAGTACGGCGAGGGGCGCCGGGCCCATCAGACGGCCTTCGCCGCGCTGAAGCACACCCACGAGAAGGTCGGCGACCACTGGGAGCCCAAGGACCACACGGGACCCTCCGACGACCGGGCGGCCGGCGGTCGTGACACCGACGAGGAGACGGCCGAGGGCGTCGACGCCAAGGCGTCGAAGAAGCATCTCTACGAGATCGCGCAACGCCTCGACGTCCCGGGCCGCTCCACCATGGACAAGGACGAGCTCGTCGACGCCATCAAGAAGGCGAACCGGAGGGAGACCGCGCGCTCGAGGACGTGA
- a CDS encoding ketopantoate reductase C-terminal domain-containing protein has translation MLRGLPGTGQTSMLQDVLAGRPTEVDLFAGRVVALGEQHGIPTPYNQTMAWVLSR, from the coding sequence GTGCTGCGTGGCCTGCCGGGCACAGGGCAGACCTCGATGCTGCAGGACGTCCTGGCCGGGCGGCCGACGGAGGTCGACCTCTTCGCCGGTCGGGTCGTCGCGCTCGGTGAGCAGCACGGGATCCCGACGCCGTACAACCAGACGATGGCCTGGGTCCTCAGCCGGTGA
- the arfB gene encoding alternative ribosome rescue aminoacyl-tRNA hydrolase ArfB, whose product MTALRVPPGPGVPQGLEVPESELTEQFSRSSGPGGQGVNTTDSRVQLSLDIATTTALTDRQRERVLERLAGRLVGTVLTIDASEHRSQRHNRSAARERVASLLREALSPPPPPRRPTKRTRGSQRRRLEAKSQRGQVKRRRARPSDDA is encoded by the coding sequence GTGACCGCTCTGCGCGTGCCGCCGGGCCCCGGTGTCCCCCAAGGCCTCGAGGTCCCGGAGTCGGAGCTCACGGAGCAGTTCAGCCGCTCCAGCGGCCCCGGCGGGCAGGGCGTCAACACGACCGACTCGCGCGTGCAGCTCTCCCTCGACATCGCGACGACCACGGCGCTCACCGACCGGCAGCGCGAGCGAGTCCTCGAGCGCCTCGCCGGGCGACTCGTCGGCACGGTCCTGACCATCGACGCCTCCGAGCACCGGTCACAACGACACAACCGCAGCGCCGCCCGCGAGCGGGTCGCCTCCCTTCTGCGCGAAGCACTCTCGCCCCCTCCCCCGCCACGCCGACCCACCAAGCGCACCCGGGGGTCACAGCGCCGCCGGCTCGAGGCGAAGTCGCAACGCGGTCAGGTCAAGCGGCGCAGGGCACGGCCCTCCGACGACGCCTAG
- a CDS encoding APC family permease, with amino-acid sequence MSVDIDSPGGPSRVNEDSELKQGVTGRLLYFYVLGDVLGSGIYVLIGLVAGAVGGAFWAAFAVGVTVATITGLAYAELVTKYPQAAGAALYVNKAFKNKTLTFFITFCMLSASYAAAGSLATGFAQYFGEVWAAAPALVVALAFIVGLAIINFVGITESVVANMIMTFIEIAGLIIVLIIGVVATFQGKVDFSRVTEFSTESNPALGLLAGVALAFFAMTGFENAANVAEETQNPRRDFPRALIGGMATAGVLYVLIAVTAAITVPIEQLAQSDAALLEVVKAGILPLSVAVLTIVFAIIAMVAITNTCLVCLVTESRILYGMAREDVVPAPFAKVSSRQVPWLAILFSVLVIAGLLFSGADLAQLANVTVVFTLLIYALVIISAVKLDKLDRTEEAFRAPRALLAIGVVANFLILGYVIWDDPGSLLYCAALLAVGVVLFIAERLLGGGRPTTDLES; translated from the coding sequence ATGTCCGTCGACATCGACAGCCCCGGGGGTCCCTCGCGGGTCAACGAGGACTCCGAGCTCAAGCAGGGCGTCACCGGACGACTGCTCTACTTCTACGTCCTGGGTGACGTCCTCGGGTCCGGGATCTACGTCCTCATCGGCTTGGTGGCCGGCGCCGTGGGAGGCGCCTTCTGGGCCGCCTTCGCCGTCGGTGTCACGGTCGCCACGATCACCGGTCTGGCCTACGCCGAGCTCGTGACCAAGTACCCGCAGGCCGCGGGTGCCGCGCTCTACGTCAACAAGGCCTTCAAGAACAAGACGCTGACCTTCTTCATCACCTTCTGCATGCTCTCCGCGAGCTACGCCGCAGCCGGTTCGCTCGCCACGGGCTTCGCGCAGTACTTCGGTGAGGTCTGGGCGGCAGCCCCGGCCCTCGTCGTGGCCCTGGCCTTCATCGTCGGCCTGGCGATCATCAACTTCGTCGGCATCACCGAGTCGGTCGTGGCCAACATGATCATGACGTTCATCGAGATCGCCGGCCTGATCATCGTGCTCATCATCGGAGTCGTCGCCACCTTCCAGGGCAAGGTCGACTTCTCCCGGGTCACCGAGTTCTCCACCGAGAGCAACCCGGCCCTCGGGCTCCTCGCCGGTGTGGCCCTGGCGTTCTTCGCGATGACCGGCTTCGAGAACGCCGCCAACGTCGCCGAGGAGACGCAGAACCCCCGCCGCGACTTCCCGCGCGCGCTCATCGGGGGCATGGCGACCGCCGGCGTGCTGTACGTCCTCATCGCGGTCACTGCCGCGATCACCGTGCCCATCGAGCAGCTGGCCCAGTCCGACGCCGCGCTGCTCGAGGTCGTCAAGGCCGGCATCCTGCCCCTGTCCGTGGCGGTCCTGACGATCGTCTTCGCGATCATCGCCATGGTCGCCATCACCAACACGTGCCTGGTCTGCCTCGTGACCGAGTCGCGGATCCTCTACGGCATGGCGCGCGAGGACGTCGTCCCCGCTCCCTTCGCCAAGGTGAGCAGCCGTCAGGTGCCCTGGCTGGCCATCCTCTTCTCGGTCCTCGTGATCGCCGGCCTGCTCTTCTCGGGCGCCGACCTCGCCCAGCTGGCCAATGTCACCGTGGTCTTCACGCTGCTCATCTACGCGCTCGTCATCATCTCCGCGGTGAAGCTCGACAAGCTCGACCGCACCGAGGAAGCCTTCAGGGCACCGCGCGCCCTCCTGGCCATCGGTGTCGTCGCCAACTTCCTGATCCTCGGGTACGTCATCTGGGACGACCCCGGCTCACTCCTGTACTGCGCCGCGCTCCTGGCCGTCGGCGTGGTCCTCTTCATCGCCGAGCGACTCCTCGGCGGTGGCCGCCCCACGACCGACCTGGAGAGCTGA
- a CDS encoding universal stress protein: MHVLIATDGSRQSLRAARHFKSFADPAKVSEIIVLAVTRPLASVSFVDEISADAKAPKPLLSSSFKAEAEAAVGVIAAEFDDWQDTKVRTRVRSGTPSAEINRAAKVSSIELIVLASGSRGLTDTVLIGSTAQRVQATAPCPVLVVRPAPRARRPKKKS; this comes from the coding sequence ATGCACGTGCTCATCGCCACCGACGGCTCGCGACAGTCCCTGCGAGCGGCTCGCCACTTCAAGTCCTTCGCCGACCCGGCCAAGGTCTCCGAGATCATCGTGCTCGCCGTGACCCGCCCCCTGGCGAGCGTCTCCTTCGTCGACGAGATCTCCGCGGACGCCAAGGCACCCAAGCCGCTGCTCAGCAGCTCCTTCAAGGCAGAGGCCGAGGCCGCCGTCGGCGTCATCGCCGCGGAGTTCGACGACTGGCAGGACACCAAGGTCCGGACCCGGGTGCGCAGCGGGACCCCGTCCGCCGAGATCAACCGGGCGGCCAAGGTGTCCAGCATCGAGCTGATCGTCCTCGCCAGCGGCAGCCGGGGGCTGACCGACACGGTCCTCATCGGGAGCACCGCGCAGCGCGTGCAGGCGACGGCCCCGTGCCCGGTCCTCGTCGTGCGACCGGCGCCCCGCGCACGGCGGCCCAAGAAGAAGTCCTGA
- a CDS encoding SDR family oxidoreductase — protein sequence MRFAVAGGTGVVGRPVVAAAELRGHEVVVLSRAKGVDLTSSSGLARHLAGVDAVIDVTSVLTVSGPRSVAFFERVTGNLLREGHAAGVGHHVALSILGAREIDSGYYAGKRAQERAVLADPTGTVVRAAQFHEFGLQTLERTRFGPLALVPRIRSQPVATSEVADLLVDVAEGRPLADGPSIAGPDVLSVAEMSRRVLSAQGERVRVVEFPMPGTFGRGLRGDLLLARPDSRIGAIGYAQWLETQRA from the coding sequence ATGCGTTTCGCAGTCGCCGGTGGTACCGGCGTCGTCGGTCGACCCGTGGTCGCCGCGGCAGAGCTGCGCGGCCACGAGGTCGTCGTCCTCTCCCGGGCGAAGGGGGTGGACCTCACCTCGTCGTCCGGCCTGGCGCGACACCTGGCCGGGGTCGACGCGGTCATCGACGTCACCTCGGTCCTGACCGTCTCGGGACCGAGGTCAGTTGCCTTCTTCGAGCGGGTCACGGGCAACCTCCTGCGCGAGGGCCACGCGGCGGGTGTGGGCCACCACGTCGCCCTGTCGATCCTCGGAGCCCGCGAGATCGACTCCGGGTACTACGCCGGCAAGCGGGCCCAGGAGCGAGCGGTCCTGGCCGACCCCACGGGCACGGTCGTGCGCGCCGCCCAGTTCCACGAGTTCGGCCTGCAGACCCTCGAGCGCACCCGCTTCGGCCCGCTCGCCCTGGTCCCGCGGATCCGCTCGCAGCCCGTCGCCACGAGCGAGGTCGCCGACCTGCTCGTCGACGTGGCCGAGGGACGACCACTCGCAGACGGCCCCTCGATCGCCGGGCCCGACGTGCTCTCGGTCGCCGAGATGTCGCGCCGGGTGCTCTCTGCGCAGGGTGAGCGCGTGCGCGTCGTCGAGTTCCCGATGCCCGGCACCTTCGGTCGCGGGCTGCGAGGAGACCTCCTGCTCGCCCGGCCGGACAGCAGGATCGGGGCGATCGGCTACGCACAGTGGTTGGAGACGCAGCGGGCCTGA
- a CDS encoding NYN domain-containing protein, whose product MDADTSTSTRIAVLIDCDNVSAKHTAAVLEELAKYGTPTVKRAYGDWTTTQLGGWKPELHRNAIQPVQQFAYTVGKNSTDSALIIDAMDLLWQGNVEAFALVSSDSDFTRLATRLRESGKRVYGLGLRKTPESLRRAVDQFIFLELLQEQARDEDDVTDEGSRPTEQADSPDTTINLQSALTKAVNATSGDDGWSTLGTVGQHLSRAQADFDPRAFGHQKLSTLVEEQPYLETRAEGSQRQVRLRTKARKSAARAASSPTTKSTRTTPKATTTTKATKATRGS is encoded by the coding sequence ATGGACGCAGACACCAGCACCTCCACCCGCATCGCCGTGCTCATCGACTGCGACAACGTCTCGGCCAAGCACACGGCCGCCGTCCTGGAGGAGCTGGCGAAGTACGGCACCCCGACGGTCAAGCGCGCCTACGGCGACTGGACGACCACGCAGCTGGGCGGCTGGAAGCCCGAGCTGCACCGCAACGCCATCCAGCCCGTGCAGCAGTTCGCCTACACGGTCGGCAAGAACTCCACCGACTCGGCGCTGATCATCGACGCGATGGACCTGCTCTGGCAGGGCAATGTCGAGGCCTTCGCCCTCGTCTCCTCGGACTCGGACTTCACCCGGCTGGCCACGCGGCTGCGGGAGTCGGGCAAGCGCGTCTACGGCCTGGGTCTGCGCAAGACGCCGGAGTCGCTGCGTCGTGCGGTCGACCAGTTCATCTTCCTCGAGCTGCTGCAGGAGCAGGCTCGTGACGAGGACGACGTCACCGACGAAGGGAGCCGCCCGACCGAGCAGGCCGACTCCCCCGACACGACGATCAACCTGCAGTCCGCCCTGACCAAGGCGGTCAATGCCACCTCCGGGGACGACGGGTGGAGCACCCTCGGGACCGTCGGCCAGCACCTGAGCCGAGCCCAGGCGGACTTCGACCCACGTGCCTTCGGTCACCAGAAGCTGTCCACCCTCGTCGAGGAGCAGCCCTACCTGGAGACCCGCGCCGAGGGATCGCAACGACAGGTGCGCCTGCGGACCAAGGCCCGCAAGAGCGCTGCGAGAGCGGCCTCCTCACCCACGACCAAGAGCACCAGGACCACGCCCAAGGCGACCACGACCACGAAGGCGACGAAGGCCACGAGGGGCAGCTGA
- a CDS encoding M15 family metallopeptidase: protein MFRGTRRPHGTVRAVLALCLVGAIASAPSAIAEPTDPPSSATTQSTTPAPTGTSTSGSPSLAWTPDGTSPVGGSDTPLSGTDLDSQIAEADRLAADLVKDNKDIAAAVKSLKSYSKKANKLLQKKATARDEYNTAKDEADTAQKALDTYKSRLSKGRQDLRSWAFNTYTQGGYSDTVTMLGTITDQSKTSGNSAGDLSYLTDERIRTVDVVRQDTVTQSSLTKKKSTALAKAKKAKKKADLAKSRADTVLKERKTALEDLRRKHSEELAKAGPVINALIGLPDDKAQGAGDRLTSALKDLGQDVTQFEDAKPCSTETGTYPNGQIPPGSLCPLIGAPGESLRPKAAAAFNSMSKAYQRDTGNLLCVTDSYRSYAEQVITKQNRGSWAAAPGSSNHGLGKALDLCGGVNNFGHPAHAWMQQNAPLYGWFHPSWAAAGGSLPEPWHWEYSG from the coding sequence ATGTTTCGTGGTACCCGCCGTCCGCACGGCACCGTTCGGGCTGTCCTCGCCCTCTGCCTCGTCGGCGCAATCGCATCGGCACCCTCCGCCATCGCGGAGCCCACCGACCCGCCCTCCTCGGCCACCACGCAGTCGACCACCCCTGCGCCCACCGGCACCTCGACCAGCGGCAGCCCCAGCCTCGCGTGGACGCCCGACGGCACGTCACCCGTCGGTGGCAGCGACACCCCCCTGAGCGGCACCGACCTGGACTCCCAGATCGCCGAGGCCGACCGTCTCGCAGCCGACCTGGTCAAGGACAACAAGGACATCGCGGCTGCGGTCAAGTCGCTCAAGTCCTACTCCAAGAAGGCCAACAAGCTCCTGCAGAAGAAGGCGACCGCGCGCGACGAGTACAACACCGCCAAGGACGAGGCGGACACCGCGCAGAAGGCCCTCGACACGTACAAGAGCCGACTGTCCAAGGGGCGCCAGGACCTGCGCAGCTGGGCCTTCAACACCTACACCCAGGGCGGGTACTCCGACACGGTCACGATGCTCGGGACCATCACCGATCAGTCGAAGACCTCGGGCAACTCCGCCGGGGACCTCTCCTACCTCACCGACGAGCGCATCCGCACCGTCGACGTCGTGCGGCAGGACACCGTCACCCAGTCGTCGCTGACCAAGAAGAAGAGCACCGCGCTGGCCAAGGCGAAGAAGGCCAAGAAGAAGGCCGACCTCGCCAAGTCGCGCGCGGACACGGTGCTCAAGGAGCGCAAGACAGCGCTGGAGGACCTGCGACGCAAGCACTCCGAGGAGCTGGCCAAGGCCGGCCCGGTGATCAACGCGCTCATCGGGCTCCCTGACGACAAGGCCCAGGGCGCCGGCGACCGCCTGACCTCTGCCCTGAAGGATCTCGGTCAGGACGTCACCCAGTTCGAGGACGCCAAGCCGTGCTCCACCGAGACCGGCACCTACCCCAACGGCCAGATCCCACCGGGGAGCCTGTGCCCGCTGATCGGTGCCCCCGGCGAGTCCCTGCGGCCCAAGGCTGCCGCCGCGTTCAACTCGATGAGCAAGGCCTACCAGCGCGACACCGGCAACCTGCTGTGCGTCACCGACAGCTACCGCTCCTACGCCGAGCAGGTCATCACCAAGCAGAACAGAGGCAGCTGGGCGGCGGCACCGGGCTCGAGCAACCACGGTCTGGGCAAGGCGCTCGACCTGTGCGGGGGCGTCAACAACTTCGGTCACCCGGCACACGCGTGGATGCAGCAGAACGCACCGCTGTACGGCTGGTTCCACCCCTCGTGGGCGGCGGCCGGTGGCTCGCTCCCCGAGCCGTGGCACTGGGAGTACTCGGGCTGA
- a CDS encoding MFS transporter, producing the protein MTDVTRPAEPTTALRAEGQGGLSRILGWAMWDWGSQPFNTVITTFVFAVYLTSESFGSTNTTSTALAISTAVSGLLVALLAPVLGQNSDRSGRGVRNLRIQTWILAAISAALFFVRPEPAFLVVGLVLLGAGSIISEIASVNYNASIEQVASPRNVGRVSGFGWGMGYLGGILVLLLIYFLFIQPDVGLFGVTGDAGLDIRVSMIVCGVWILLFTLPAFFVLKDTPKEAVPRIGVVDSYKLVWDSLRRLWGQSRHTVFFLGASALFRDGLAGVFAFGAILAAGTFGLSAGEVIIFGAVANIVAGIATMLFGLLDDVLGPKRVILISLVALTALGLGIFVLHDGGKTVFWTLGLAMTAFVGPAQASSRSFLARVIPEGQGGEIFGLYATTGRVVSFLAPAAFGLFIWIGSVVTGETNTQYWGILGIALVLVAGLAVLIPVKTPEQQVGSQAG; encoded by the coding sequence GTGACCGACGTGACGAGGCCTGCGGAGCCGACCACCGCCCTGCGTGCCGAGGGCCAGGGGGGCCTCAGCCGGATCCTCGGCTGGGCCATGTGGGACTGGGGTTCCCAACCCTTCAACACGGTCATCACGACCTTCGTCTTCGCGGTGTACCTGACGAGCGAGAGCTTCGGCTCCACCAACACGACCTCCACGGCACTGGCGATCTCCACCGCGGTTTCCGGCCTGCTCGTGGCGCTGCTGGCGCCGGTGCTGGGGCAGAACTCCGACCGGTCCGGCCGGGGCGTGCGCAACCTGCGCATCCAGACCTGGATCCTCGCCGCCATCTCGGCCGCGCTGTTCTTCGTCCGGCCCGAGCCGGCATTCCTCGTCGTGGGGCTGGTCCTGCTCGGCGCCGGGTCGATCATCTCCGAGATCGCCAGCGTCAACTACAACGCCTCGATCGAGCAGGTGGCCTCCCCGCGCAACGTGGGTCGGGTCTCCGGCTTCGGCTGGGGGATGGGCTACCTCGGCGGCATCCTCGTCCTGCTGCTCATCTACTTCCTCTTCATCCAGCCCGACGTGGGCCTCTTCGGCGTGACCGGTGACGCGGGCCTGGACATCCGGGTCTCGATGATCGTCTGCGGCGTGTGGATCCTGCTGTTCACCCTGCCCGCCTTCTTCGTGCTGAAGGACACCCCCAAGGAGGCCGTGCCGCGGATCGGCGTCGTCGACTCCTACAAGCTCGTGTGGGACTCGCTGCGTCGCCTGTGGGGCCAGTCGCGGCACACCGTCTTCTTCCTCGGTGCCTCTGCGCTCTTCCGTGACGGGCTTGCCGGGGTCTTCGCCTTCGGCGCGATCCTGGCGGCCGGCACCTTCGGCCTGTCCGCCGGGGAGGTCATCATCTTCGGCGCCGTGGCCAACATCGTGGCCGGCATCGCGACGATGCTCTTCGGCCTGCTCGACGACGTGCTGGGCCCCAAGCGGGTCATCCTCATCTCGCTCGTCGCACTGACCGCGCTCGGGCTGGGGATCTTCGTCCTCCACGACGGCGGCAAGACGGTCTTCTGGACCCTGGGTCTGGCGATGACCGCCTTCGTCGGACCGGCGCAGGCGTCCTCGCGCAGCTTCCTCGCCCGGGTCATCCCCGAGGGGCAGGGCGGCGAGATCTTCGGTCTCTACGCGACCACCGGCCGGGTCGTGTCCTTCCTGGCGCCCGCTGCCTTCGGCCTCTTCATCTGGATCGGCTCAGTGGTGACCGGCGAGACCAACACCCAGTACTGGGGCATCCTCGGGATCGCGCTCGTCCTCGTCGCCGGGCTGGCCGTGCTCATCCCGGTCAAGACCCCCGAGCAGCAGGTGGGCAGCCAGGCCGGCTGA